One Leptolyngbya sp. SIO1E4 genomic window, GTTTCTCCCGATAATGATGCAATAAACAGTTATTTTGAGTTTGTCTGTTTAAGAAACAAGCAGCCGTAGCTTATCGTAGAAATCCTTAAATCTTTTAGCACCTTTGGTAAAACTTAGGGTTTATAGGGCAGGCTCTATCAGCTTCTTAAAGTTACGTTGCATTTTAGGAAATAAACGCAAAGTTATCGCTGTTTCCTATCCTTTATTTGTGAAAAAAAGGTTGCGTAAGAGAGGCCTTTTCTATATCAAGACGATATTCAAGGTGTGGGTTGGAATAAAGAGCTATGGCAGACATTAAACGCATTGGAATTTTGACGAGTGGTGGAGATTGTGCGGGCCTGAATGCTGCCATTCGAGCAGTCGTTCACCGAGCAATTGGCACCTATGGCTGGGAGGTGTTTGGCATTATTCGGTCGACCCGAGGGCTCTTGCAGCGTCCGCCCCAGTTCAAGCGGTTGGAACTCGACGATACCTACCCGCTGTTAACGACCGGAGGCACTATCCTGGGAACCACAAATAAGGGCAATCCGTTTGCCTTTCCAATGCCCGATGGTTCGATTGGCGATCGCTCCCAGGAAATTATTGAGGGGTATCATCAACTCCAATTAGATGCCCTGATTGGGGTTGGGGGGGATGGCAGCCTGGCTATTTTGCGGCGACTGGCAGCTCAAGGAGAGATTCGGCTGGTGGCTATTCCCAAAACCATTGATAACGACTTGGGCAGCACTGAACGGGCGATTGGGTTTGATACTGCCGTCAACATTGCGACAGAAGCCTTGGATCGGCTGCACTTTACTGCCGCTAGCCATTCTCGGGTCATGATTTTAGAGGTGATGGGGCGCGATGCTGGCCACATTGCAATTAGTGCTGGTATCGCTGGCGGTGCTGACATCATCTTGATTCCAGAAATTCAGTATTCGCTAGATGCCATTTGCAATCACATTGCATGGCTTCAGAAACAGGGGCGCAGCTACGCCACGATGGTGGTTGCAGAAGCCGTTTGTAACGAAAATGGAGAAAAAATTACCCGCGACTATGCCTTCAGTCAGTGTCGTTTGGGGGGCGTAGGACAATACCTGGCCGACAGCATTTCTGCTAGAACAGAAGCAGAAACACGCGTGACTGTTCTCGGTCACGTGCAACGGGGTGGCACCCCCTCCCCGCTGGATAGATTAACGGCAACGGTCTTTGGGGTAGCGGCCACTGACCTCATTGCAGAAGGCCGGTTTGATCGCATGGTAAGTTGGCAAAATCGTCGGGTTGTGGATGTTCCCATTGAAAGCGCGATCGCCCATTATCAAGCCGTTGATCCCCAAGGCACCCTTGTGAGAACCGCAAGGGCAATGGGGATCTATTTGGGGGATCCCGCCAAAGTTCCTGTAAGCGTTTAGAAAATGAGAAAAATTCAACCCGAGATCTCGTAGCGTGGCGCTCAATTTCCATATTTCACCCGGTAATCAGCCCCCTGATCCGTCTGGCGCTGATTACCGGGGTACCGTCCGACAGGTCTTGATCATCACGCTGCTGCTCAACCTATTTGTCGTGGTGCTGAAGTCTCTGGTGGGTTTCTGGACAGGGTCTCTCAGCTTATTGGCCGATGCCCTTCACAGTGTGACCGACAGCGCGAACAACGTTCTAGGATTAGTCACTAATCAGTTATCTTCCCCGCGCCCAGATCGCGATCATCCCTATGGGCATCAAAAATATGAGGCTGTTGGTGCGTTAGGCATTGCCGCATTTCTGGGCATTGCCTGCTTCGAGATTATTAAACATGCCGTTGAGCGTTTCCTCGTTGGGGGAGATCCAATCACCCTGTCTGCCCCAGTTTTGTGGATTATGTTGGGCGTCTTAGGCGTCAATATTTGTGTCGCCTTTTATGAGCGCCGGGTGGGGCTGCGCTTAGGCAGCCAAATTCTTATTGCCGATGCTCATCACACCATGAGCGATGTCTGGATTACGATTGCGGTGCTCGCGGGCTTGATAGGTGTCTGGTTGGGGCTGCATTGGCTGGATATCGTCATGGCGTTGCCGGTGTCAATCTTGGTGTTCAAAAGTGGTTGGCATGTCCTCCAAGAGAACTTACCGTGGCTGGTTGATGAAATGGCGATCGCTCCAGAGGCGATTCATGCAACCGTAATGCAAGTTCCCGGTGTCATTAACTGTCATAAGATTGCTTCACGGGGGATTTTGGGCCGTCAGATCTTTATTGATATGCACCTCATCGTAGAACCCTGTAGTGTGGAGGCAGCCCACGAAATTACCGAGCACGTCGAAGTGGTTCTAGAAGCAAAATATGGGCCTGCCCGCATCACAATTCATATTGAGCCGTTAGGATACCAGTCGCCCAATATTAGTTACTAGCAATGAACCTCCCTACCTGGATTACGGTTTCTCGATTATTGGGGGTGCCGATTGTCCTGATATTGCTGCTAGATCCAACCCCTGCTCGTACCTGGGCTGCGTTAGGAATTTTTTTGATCGCAGCTGGAACAGATTGGGTCGATGGCTACTTAGCGCGACGGTTAAACCAAGTGACTGAATTGGGCAAGTTCTTGGATCCTTTAGTAGACAAATTACTGATTTTGGCTCCCTTACTTGCGCTCATAGAACTGAACAAAGTTCCAGCCTGGGGGGTGTGTTTAATCTTGGCACGAGAATTAACAATTGCAGGCTGGCGCATTAATCCCACTTTTCAGACGCAGGCTGTTCCGGGTGCCAATATTTGGGGCAAAGCCAAAACAGTGATTCAAATTGCTGCAGTAGCCTGTTTATTAGCCCCTCTGGAAGGGGCATGGCAACCCTTGACGCAAGTGCTCTTTTGGATGGCTGTGGTTATTACCTGGGTGTCTGGAATGCTGTATCTGCTGCCGCGAGCCGGCGCCGAAAACTAGGAACCAGTCATCATAAATCGCCGCCGTTTTGATCACTGTAAAAGAACCAATCAAATAATTTCCTATTTGGGGCGCAAATCGGCGACGATTTTGACGGATCTTAAACTGTCTGTATAGAAGCAAAAGACTCTTCAGGATGCAGCGTTCTTCTAAATAATTTTGCATCAAAGAAAGTCAATTAAACATCAAGTTTAAGTTCCGCTTGAAGCACTTGAGATCTCAAGCTCAGACGGGCCTCTTCCGACGGAGAGAAAAAGATTGATGTGGCTAAACTTAGGAGAGATAGGACAATGGCACCAACCATGAAGCCAATGATTTTGTCCTGCCCGAGTTGTGTGGCTTTATGAAGTTCTAAGATTTCTACCTTGTCTTTAAGTGCTTGAATTTCCTGATGTTGTTGCTCCAAACGATACTGCTGCAATCGGGCTTCTGAATGTAAATTTTGGCAAAAGGCAGTCACTGCATCGAGATCATTCCCAATGCCAGAACTAACAGAGTTCAGATTGGATTGAGTATTCAATGTTGTCATTTTTCTTATTTCCCTGATGCTTAACACTTACATCCTAAAAAAGAAGCATCAACATTCAATCGGGAAAGACAACCAAGTTTTTTTCTATACTAAGCCACCATCCTTATCAGTAGGGGTAACACCCCTCTGTCGCAAAGCTACTGAACAGAGCCCTCCGTCCTTGAGTAAAATTATTCGGGAATTTGCTTATTTTTTAACCTGAAACAGGTGTAGAAGATGACTGATGCTTAAAGTGGGTGATTAAATTGTAGTGGGGAAGGCAAAGAAAAGGAGGGTGACATTGCCTACAACTCAGCAATGTCAATGCCTTTAAGCCGTAAGGCCTGCCCGAAAATCAGCTGCTCTATGGGCTGAGTAATTTAACCGATGGCTTCGAGGTGAGTTCTCGTTGATTTTACGGAGGCTTTTGTCAGGTATATTACCTAAGGGGTAGTACTGAATCAGTCGGCAGAAACTATGGCAACTTTGCGTTTTTGCATTCTTCTGATGTGACTTCAGTAAGATGTGTTGTTATAGCTACTAAAGTCACTGAAACCATCTAAGGATTGTATAGATAAAGTTAAATTAACTCTGCCAGAAGGTAATTGTTTAGGGGGTTATTGCTGTATCTGCTTGCCAAGCTGATCCTTTGTCTTATTCAATGGCGCGATGTACTTTTCCGCAAAATTTTGAAGGTTGCGATCGCCTGCCGAGTGAGATCTGCAGCCGTTATGTCAGAAAAGATATGACTGATCCCCATTACCTTTTCTGAGTGGATAGAGAATCCGTGAACTATAGCGGTTTGTATTTGACCCTGGCTCCTAAACCTTGACCTGGTCTTAATCAAGATGTCGCGGACTCAATAGAACCAGGTGATCAACTGTGCACTACAGCATTTCCTTTCTCGGTGAGGTACAGCTTATTTCCTGAAATCAAGGGTTCTAGGTAGATCTATAGCGGTATGCAGGCTAATCAAGCACACCCTAGCCCCCAAACCCTAGACCCTAGTCTTGACCCAGATGTACTGGACTCAACTGAACAAGGCTATATTTATGGCAACCTACTTGTAAGCCCTCCGCATCCCACGATTCGTCTCAGCTAGTTGCTATCAGACAGAATCTATGAAGATGCGAAGGGCATGTTCGAAAATCGAGTGGTTCCAGCCCTGACCTTCAGGAAACTTCCTGAAGTGGTCATAATGCTGAAGAAGATGTGAGCCGGGTGTCTATTGTTCTTGCATCAGTCGCAGGTAGTTTTGCCGAAGCTGCAGGTGATTCTCCGTGATGCGCTCAGAGAGATGCTTTTCTACCTGGCATAGCTCTTGCCAAAATGCCACGGAACGCTGAGAAGCGACATATTCACGCCAGAGCATCTGCACCATGGTTGCCACTTGAGGATTGTCGTATCGCAGATCCTCATACAGTTCGTTGAATGCTGCATGAGCCTGATCCTGAGTTGTGGCATCCTGAGCCAGCTTCATTGCAGCTTGCAGGGCTTCAGTTGGGGATTGAGTAACCGTTTTATTCATGGGGGCTGTTAAATCTCAACGACAGTAAAACAGACAGGCAATTCTAAAATTAGTCGAGTGCTCTTATACAATCTTTAACAGAGTATACAGATTGATAAAGTTCTTATCCATGGGCAAACACCGTATTCTTTCAGGAATTCAACCCACCGGCAATCTGCACTTAGGAAACTACTTGGGCGCCATTCGAAACTGGGTGGCATTACAGGAAGAATACGACAGCTTCTTGTTTATGGCAGATTTACATGCCATTACAGTGCCCCATGACCCTGCCAAACTTGCAGAAGATACCTACAATGTCGCAGCGACTTACATCGCTTGCGGTATTGATCCTGACAAATCCACCATTTTTGTTCAGTCTCATATTTCAGCCCATAGTGAGCTGGCATGGCTCTTTAACTGCCTCACGCCTCTGAATTGGCTAGAACGCATGATTCAGTTTAAGGAAAAAGCAGTGAAGCAGGGCGAAAATGTCACGGTAGGGCTGCTTGCTTATCCTGTTTTGCAGGCGGCTGATATTCTTCTGTACGAGCCAGATCTCGTTCCTGTGGGTGAAGACCAAAAGCAGCATATCGAACTGACTCGAGATATTGCAAACCGTCTTAACTTTCAATACGGCAGCGAAGATCACCCCGTGCTCAAAGTCCCAGAGCCACTGATCCAAACTGCTGGAGCCCGGGTGATGAGCTTGACGGACGGCACTAAGAAAATGTCGAAATCGGATCCCTCTGAGATGAGCCGCATTGACTTGGTCGATTCTCCAGAGGTGATCAAGCGCAAGATCAAGCGATGTAAGACGGACCCTGTTCGCGGATTGGCGTTTGATGATCCCGAGCGCCCTGAATGTAACAACTTGCTCACCCTCTACATGCTGCTGTCTGGTCAGACCAAAGAAGCGGTTGCAGAGCACTGTGCCGAGATGGGCTGGGGGCAGTTTAAGCCCTTGCTGACAGAGACGCTAGTAGAAGCATTGCGGCCCATTCAGGCTAAATTCCAGGCTCTAATGGACGATCGCACTTATTTAGAATCTGTTTTGCAGCAAGGTCGAGAAAAAGCAGAGGCGATCGCCCTAGAAACCCTGGGTAAGACAAAAGCTGCTCTGGGATATTCTCGACCCCGCTAAGGTTTTATCTGCAGCCTATCCCCTGGCAACAGCGGGCTATACTGACGAAACTAGCTGTTATAGACGTATCATCGTCATTCGTCGAATGGTCGCCAACCTCCCCCTTCAGAAATCGCCGTCCGGATCCCAGTTTCAGGCGGCCATTCGTGCTGGTGAGTTTCTCATCACGGCAGAAGTCATGCCCCCTAAAGGGGGCGATCCTAGTCATATGGTGGCAATGGCGCAAAATCTGCGAGGGCGCGTCCATGGGATCAACATTACCGATGGCAGCCGGGCCGTGATGCGCATGTCTTCTTTAGCATCAGCGGTGATTTTGCATCAGAAGGGAATTGAACCGATCTGCCAGATGGCTTGTCGGGATCGCAACCGCATTGCTCTACAAGCTGATCTTTTAGGGGCCCATGCCCTTGGAATTCGCAACATCTTAGCCCTGACAGGTGATCCTGTAAAAGCTGGGGATCATCCTGATGCCCGAAGTGTATTTGATCTGGAGTCTGTTCGTCTGCTAAGGCTGATTCAGCAGCTCAACCATGGATTTGACCTGAACGATCGCCCCCTAACCAGCCCCCCCACTCAACTATTTGCAGGAGCTGCTGTTGATCCCCAAAGTCCTAGCTGGTCAGGGCTGCAGCGGCGCTTTGCCAAAAAAATAGAAGCCGGAGCCCAGTTTTTTCAGAGTCAGCTTATTGATGACTTCGAGCGGCTTGAAAAATTTATGGATCAGATTGTTGCTGGTTGCGATCGTCCAATTCTAGCCGGTATCTTTTTGCTCAAATCAGCAAAGAATGCTCGATTTATCAATCGCAATGTGCCGGGGGTTCAAATTCCTGAGCATATGATTGAGCGGTTAGCTAAAGCCTCCGATCCCTTGCAAGAAGGTATCCGTATCGCGGCAGAGCAAGTTAGGGCCGCCCAAGACTTGTGCCAGGGGGTTCATATGATGGCCGTGCGTCGGGAAGACTTGATTCCTCAGATTCTTGATTTAGCGGGGGTTAAACCCCTGGTGTCTGGTCATCACATGCCCCCAGAGCAGAGGGTAGAAGTGGCGAATTCTGCTAATTCTTAAATTTTGCCCCTAAGGAAAGGCTATAGCTGTTGGGGTGTCTTTTGCGCTTTCCTGGAGTCGCCAGCCTGCTTATCGCCTTGTTCAGTTGAGTCCAGTACATCCGGGCCAAGACAGGGCCTAGGGTTTGGGGTCTAGGGTGTGCTTGATTAGCCTGCATACCACCGCAATAGGACAAGAGTGCAAGCCATTTTGATTCTGTGCTTGGTATCAGAGCATGCTCGGTACCTTAATCACAATGGCCAGTGTATTTCGGTGTCAAAATTTCAGGGTTACATGTGGCTTCGTAGGAGCAACAAATTGGCTGCCCCTACGAAGCCACCCGATGAAATTGTTGTACCTCGCACCGTGTTAGTACAAAAGGCGCTTTAGAGTCAATGCGAACAACGTTGGCTGTACCAGTCTTGATCGTCATACCTTGCTCTGCGTAGCGCTTGTGTACCGCAGTTGCTTCGTGGGGTTCGATCTCAGTTTTAGCCATTGCCACACAATGCCCTTGTCGATTCAGGGCTGAAATAGTAATGGCCTGGCTGCCAACGACCCAAAAGCGCATTTGTCGGATCGGGTGCGCTAGGTTGACCTTAAAACTTCTGCACTGGCCGGTAGGCATGACAACCGTGCAGCGCTCATCGGTCAGAAAGCGAGGATTGGACGGGCGAGCTGCGATTGCATCCTCAAAGTGCACGCCAAATCGCATAAACTGAGCCGCAACTCGTTCGAAGACTTTCAAGCGGGCAATCGGTAGCGATCGCCACTCTAGTCGTGATTTGTAAAACGTGTGCAAAACTGGCGTTTGCACAAATGTAAATGCAAATTTATCCCAGGTATCTCGAGTAAGCAAAAGTCGCATATGGTAGACATCCCTGTAACTCGTCGTTGTCTACATGAAAAGCCCAAGAGATTTCGTAGAAAAGAATGCACCCTATGGCAGTTTGGCAACTGTCTTCAGTATGGATTTGTGACAAATATCACAAGAAGATATTGTGGTTTTCCGAGGGTTTGTTGGTTAAATTACTTCATGAAATGTTGATTCTCTGCATAACCTGCTTCAATTCTTCTTTACGAAGAGATTGGGTCATTTCCGGAGAATTTCGGAAGACTTTTGGCCATTAGCAATTTACACTAGGCGCGCGTTTTGGCAAGGTTAGGCTGAGCCTGACAGAAAGCCTGAGCCCCCTCCAAAAACAGTCTCTCGAAGAATATGTCGTTCAGTATAGCGGGTGAGTGTGACAATGCTGTGAGTGTCCAGTACCCTGTCCTGCTGTGCCACCGCTCTAGAGTCAGTATTGTGTAGTCTAGCGCCATCGCTAACAGGTTTCTCTAAGCTGATGCAGCGCTGTTCCTGGGTTTCAGTGCGCGGTGTCGTCAGGTCACAAGGCTTTGACTCGGTAACTCACACCTTGCTCAATCGAGAAATGAAGCAGCTTCCGTGCTTTTTGCATGTTCATGAGGTTGCAGCCGGAATAGTGGCATAGCTACCAAAAATTTTAAGCGTTTCTGTGCAGCCCCTTAATGCCTGCAGTACCTTTTGTGTGTGGCTAGAGGCCAGGCTGGCTTCTAAATCCAAAAAGAACAAATATTCCCCTAGGGAACGCTTGGTGGGCCGAGATTCAATGCGACTAAGGTTGATATTCTCCTCTGCAAAAATCTCTAGTGGGCGCAGAAGGGCGCCAGGGGCGTTGATTGGTAAGCTAAAAGCCAGGGAGGTGTGACTCCCCTCCTGATGCTGTTCTTGACCTAGAATCAGAAACTTAGTGCAATTATCTGGCTGGTCGTTAATGCCTTGTACCAAGATAGGGACGTTGTACAACTGAGCAGCCCACTCAGAGGCGATCGCGGCAGCCGTATGGGAGTCTTCAAGGTGCTGCAGGGCCTCTGTTGTAGAACGCGTTGGGATTAAGGTCACGGTTGGACAATGCTGGGAAATCCATTGTTGGCATTGCCCCAGGGCTTGTGGATGGGAATAGAGCGTTTGAATCTTGTCAATCTCTTGGGCATAGGTCAGCAACGTATGCTTGATCGGCAACACCAATGCCTTTTGAATCCGCAGATTATCAAGCTGCCACAGCGTGTCTAGGGTGACGGCAACGGTCCCTTCGATGGAATTTTCTACCGGCACAATCGCGATCGAGACCTGATTTTGGGCCGCTGCTTGAATTGCTTGCAAAATGCTGGGAAAGCTCTGCAGACGGCTTTCTAGCTGGTCATGGGTTTTGAGCCAGGCCTGATACGCTAAGCTTGCCTGTTCTGAATAGGTTCCGCGTGGGCCTAGGTGAGCAATCGATATGACCATAGAAAGTGTCGAGTACTGACAGCGCTTATTTATCGTAAGTGTTGAGGGCTGATCTGGCGTCAGCGCCAAAATCGCAAAGGTTGCCTCTACACTTCTATGGGACTTCTACGGGAAATTGATTACGAGGTGTTAACCTGATTGAAGGATGCTAGTCAGATACACTGCGGCAACGTTGTCCGCAAGCATCAAGTTTTGCCTCGGGGATGCACTTTCCCTCAGTTCAGTACATTTATGCTCCGACTCTCTGCCCGCCAATCCGTGACGATGCAAGTTTCCCAAAAGTCTGTGCCCTTGCATCACTATTTGAAACAGCCGCAAAGACTTGTTCATGCCTTAATGAACCCGAGTCAAGTTGAGGATCTGGGATCGGGTCACTTTCGTTTGCGTTTGAGAGTGATTCGGTTTTTGATGTTGAACATTTGCCCGGTGGTTGATCTGCATATCGATGTAAGTCAAGCTCGCTTTCTCAAGGTTCGCTCCGTTGCCTGCCAAATTCAGGGCAATGAATTTGTAGACCAACGATTTGACTTATCTCTATCAGGATTTCTCAAGCTTGAAGAGCAAGCCAAAACAACTCGGGTAAGTGGGCAGGTTAATTTGGCGATCGCAGTCGATTTGCCGCCAATCATGCAGCTCACTCCCTACGCCATTCTAGAAACAACTGGGAACCAGATTCTCAAGGGTATTTTGGCCACGATGAAGCAACGGCTTATCCGTCAATTAGCGGCGGATTATGACCGTTGGAGTGCTCAGCAAACGCTTCAAAAAACACCCAAGCTGGCAATGGGAGGCGGAACGTCCCAGGCTTCTTGCCTAGACAGCTGATAGAGGCATTATTTTCCTTAAGCTTCCCTTAATTCATAAAGCCCTGACGTTTAACCCGCTGTCCTCCAGTTCTTAGCGTAGAAGGGGTGAGTCTAGCGCGTAATATTTGCTTAAATAAGCAGAGCAATTAACGTCTTCGTGGGGGAGTGCAGAGGGTTTGTATGGATAAGCAATCAGAGAAACCTGATCTTCAGTCTAAGAAAACAAAACTGTGGCTGGGGCAGTTAGGATTTTTTTGTTTTGGCCTCGGTGCGGTGACCTCAACGCTGGTGGCGTTCAATATCCGGATTCCGTTTAGTTGGGATATGGCTGCCTCAGCAACTCCAGAAGTTGCCAGTGTTGGGCTCATTGCGCTTGAATCAAGTGTCCAAGGATTTGGTGCCTTTCCCCGAGAAGTTTCTTCGAGCCATTTGTGTTTACCCCCCAGCGGTGCCCAAAATACTGAATCCGCTGCGCTGCCTGTGGCCCAGGTAGTGAATGAGGGGGATCTGGTGACGGCTACACTGCAAGGGTTCCAACAAGGGATAAACCCTGATTTTGTCGAGCAATTAGGAGCGGCTCCCTGGCCAGACCTCCATGAAATGGCCCGTGAAGCGCGGGTGCCTATTTTGATGTATCACGATGTTTTAGAAGAAAAAGAAGTCTTCTTTGACGTCACCGTCGAAGAACTTAAGGAACACTTTTCTAGAATTAAAGCGGAAGGGTTGACCCCCATTACATTTGATCAGCTGATCCATCACCTCCGAACAGGGACAGCTTTACCCCCCAAGCCAGTTTTGCTCACCTTTGATGACGGCTACGAGGGGCACTATACTCACGTCTATCCTCTATTGAAAGAATATGAGTATCCAGCGGTATTTTCTCTGTTTACAGGGAAACTGGATGGGGAGGTTGCTGGACGCTCTACGGTGACGTGGGAACAGGCTCAAGAAATGGCTGCTGATCCACTGATTACAATTGCCTCCCATAGCGTTACACATCCTGCCGATCTACGCCAGGTAACCGATGAGGTCCTGCGCCACGAAGTGGTTACGTCTAAAGCACGGCTAGAGGAAAAATTAGGTATTCCTATTCGCTACTTTACCTATCCAGCTGGGTACTACGATGATCGCGTGGCTGAGGCAGTTAAGGCTGCCGGATACGAGGCTGCCCTCACGATGAGTAATCAAGAAGACTGGTTTGCCGGTGAATCCGAAAGCCTACTGGAACTTGGGAGGTTTGGTCAGTCTCAGCTTGAGGCTGTTATTCCTGAGGCATGGGAAGGCTTAGCATTACCCGTGGCGACCCAAGACACTTTTGATTTTTCCTCCCCGATTCGGGTGATGAGGCAGCTAGAGACAGAGGAAGTTCCCTTGGCATTTATCACCGGGGGGCGTCCAGTGACCGTGCATGCGGAGAGTCGTTATCAGCTAGTGGATATTTTGGAGAGAACCAATGCGATCGCTGCTGTCGATGGAGGGTTCTTTTCACTGAAATATTTAGATTCCAACGTTATGATTGGGCCTGTTTTGAGTCAGGCTACCCAAACCTTTGTGCCCGGTAATGTGACTGAAAATCCTTTACTCAACGGCAGACCCTTGGCGCTGATTAGCCCAGATGAAGTCAGATTTGTGCCCTTTGATGCTGTGACCCACAACACCCTGCAAGGTATCCAGGCAGAAATGGTGAACGTTACCGATGCCTTTGTTGGGGCAGCCTGGCTGGTAAGGGACGGGGAACCTCAATCTGCTGAATCGTTTGGAACTCTATTTGATTTTGATGCTTACCGACACCGCGCTTTTTGGGGGATTAACAAGGCCGGGCAGCCGGTCATCGGTGTCACAAAAGGCCGGGTTGATTCCGTCACCCTAGGGGAACTGCTTCATCAGGTAGGGTTCCGAGATGCCATGATGGTGGATTCTGGAGCCAGCACTTCTTTGGCTTACCAAGAAGAGTCGCTTGTTGACTATACTCCTAGGCCTGTGCCTCACCTGGTTGCTTTGCTCTCTGGGGAAGAGTCCAATGGAACTTGCCCCCTGGTTTTTGAGGCGGCACCGAGTTATGAAGACGAGTGGAGTGCTTCTTGGTAGCCTTGAGGGACTTTCTGTCTTTAAGGGCTGGGCCAATCAGGTCAATCCGATCAGTCCAAATACCACCCGCATAGTCTGAGGGGAGCCCTTTCAGTTGCTCAGGATCGTTGATACCTTGAGAAAACCCTTCGCCCCGATAGTGACCAATTAAGAAAACGCTCGTTCCTACCTGCTCCATCCGCTGGAGAAAGCGGTTGGGCCAACCCCAAAGCCAGGGGGCATAGTTGATTGGTAGCATCAGCATGCTTCGTTTGCAATTGGAAGGGACATAGCCAGTCCAGCCTAAGGCAGCGTACCGGATCAAACACTGCTTAAGTCGACGTGGCCAGAGCGTTCGAATCTGTGGCAGCTGTTCCCGGATGATGCTGACGGGATCAGGGGCACCGTAGACCATCATCTGGGCTTGACGCTTAGGTGGCAATGCTGCCAGTCGATGGGCAAGCAGCACTCCCTCGTTGGGGTCTTGGCTCTTCACGTT contains:
- a CDS encoding glycerophosphodiester phosphodiesterase, yielding MVMRRLRIRPLIAVTIAVIAALVYLNNSSFLIEPLGAAPILVAHRGLSQDFDRQGLTNQTCTAARMLPTPHEYLENTLPSMEAAFAYGADIVEFDVHPTVDDRFAVFHDWTVDCRTNGTGVTREHSLAGLQALDIGYGYTSDGGKTYPFRGRGEGMMPSLKAVLATFPNQNFIINVKSQDPNEGVLLAHRLAALPPKRQAQMMVYGAPDPVSIIREQLPQIRTLWPRRLKQCLIRYAALGWTGYVPSNCKRSMLMLPINYAPWLWGWPNRFLQRMEQVGTSVFLIGHYRGEGFSQGINDPEQLKGLPSDYAGGIWTDRIDLIGPALKDRKSLKATKKHSTRLHNSVPPQKPGGKFHWTLPQRAKQPGEAQA